In one Merismopedia glauca CCAP 1448/3 genomic region, the following are encoded:
- a CDS encoding histidine decarboxylase: MSTSTLSAKLSIKLLLERLRQKSEVHTGYPFNLEFNYQHLIELLQYAVINLGDPFVEGNYGINSKDFEREVIGFFSRLYNLPQEDSWGYVTAGGTEGNLYGLLLARELYPNGILYGSEDSHYSVVKASRMFRLPFVQIRSQSNGEIDYSALHQVLATNRNPPAIINLNVGSTVKGAVDDVGKVVEILEDLKINRFHIHVDGALAGMFVPYMKGATPLDFERYPIGSLAISGHKFIGSPIPCGVVIARKSQVQSFDVEYIGSTDTTIMGSRNGITPVLLWDAIERKQHLFSEEVNICRQRAEHLYNSLKHSDEKALLNDFSTTVVFNRPGKAIESKWQLATYGNIAHIIVMQNHTKMLLDTFLEEIGILKPARTIV, from the coding sequence ATGAGTACGTCTACTTTATCTGCCAAACTCTCTATTAAACTTTTATTAGAAAGGTTAAGACAAAAATCAGAAGTACATACTGGTTATCCTTTTAACTTAGAGTTTAACTACCAACACCTAATTGAACTTTTACAGTATGCAGTTATTAACCTCGGCGATCCTTTCGTTGAAGGTAATTATGGCATCAATTCTAAAGATTTTGAACGGGAGGTGATCGGATTTTTCTCCAGATTGTATAATTTACCTCAAGAGGATTCTTGGGGTTACGTTACAGCCGGAGGAACAGAAGGGAATCTTTACGGTTTGCTATTAGCCCGCGAACTCTATCCTAACGGAATCTTGTATGGTTCTGAAGATTCTCATTATTCAGTTGTCAAAGCCTCTCGGATGTTCCGTTTACCATTCGTGCAAATTCGCTCTCAAAGTAATGGCGAAATTGATTATTCAGCCTTACATCAAGTCCTTGCTACTAATAGAAACCCTCCAGCAATTATTAACTTAAATGTTGGTAGTACAGTCAAAGGTGCAGTAGATGATGTAGGCAAAGTAGTAGAGATATTAGAAGATCTCAAAATTAACCGCTTCCACATCCACGTTGATGGAGCTTTAGCAGGAATGTTTGTTCCTTACATGAAAGGAGCCACGCCTTTAGATTTTGAGCGCTATCCCATTGGTTCTTTAGCAATTAGCGGGCATAAATTTATCGGTTCGCCAATTCCTTGTGGAGTGGTTATTGCTCGTAAATCTCAAGTTCAATCCTTTGATGTGGAATACATTGGTTCTACTGATACTACCATTATGGGCAGTAGAAATGGAATAACTCCAGTCTTACTTTGGGATGCAATTGAAAGAAAGCAACACCTATTTTCGGAAGAGGTTAATATTTGTCGCCAACGGGCTGAGCATCTCTACAATTCCCTGAAACACAGTGACGAAAAGGCTTTATTAAACGATTTTTCTACTACCGTAGTTTTCAATCGTCCTGGAAAAGCGATCGAGTCCAAATGGCAATTAGCTACTTATGGCAATATTGCCCATATTATTGTGATGCAAAATCATACAAAAATGCTACTAGATACGTTTTTAGAAGAAATCGGGATTTTAAAACCAGCAAGAACAATTGTATAA